In a single window of the Acidobacteriota bacterium genome:
- a CDS encoding cytochrome c3 family protein, whose protein sequence is MKHFAKISVVLVFAATAVIFVAGSASPSGAWDAIAASVLATPTPPPGTKKIPKSYTLSKDSLSEYGDVAFDHDTHAFGLYSPDGKSQIACVECHHTDQPKSALKPPLVTSERNEILTWETFQKSDQKVTGCRDCHFQDGAVPDDKEMPTADYTEGGKKVTKDLNNELAYHINCNTCHDEAAKLRPEVKKTKGFATSKDCLICHLKN, encoded by the coding sequence ATGAAACACTTTGCCAAGATCTCAGTAGTACTTGTTTTCGCAGCGACCGCCGTCATCTTTGTCGCCGGCAGTGCTTCTCCGTCGGGAGCCTGGGACGCTATCGCGGCGTCAGTCCTCGCAACACCGACACCGCCGCCCGGAACAAAGAAGATCCCCAAATCTTATACTCTCAGCAAGGATAGCCTGTCTGAATACGGCGATGTGGCATTTGATCATGATACTCACGCATTCGGGCTTTACAGCCCGGACGGTAAATCACAGATCGCCTGCGTCGAGTGCCATCACACCGATCAGCCGAAATCGGCATTGAAACCGCCGCTCGTCACTTCTGAGCGAAATGAGATCCTGACGTGGGAGACCTTTCAAAAGTCGGATCAGAAGGTGACCGGCTGCCGCGACTGCCATTTTCAGGACGGAGCCGTTCCTGATGACAAGGAGATGCCGACCGCCGATTATACAGAGGGCGGCAAAAAGGTGACCAAGGACCTGAACAACGAGCTTGCATATCATATCAACTGCAATACTTGTCATGATGAAGCAGCGAAACTCCGGCCCGAGGTCAAAAAGACCAAAGGGTTTGCTACCAGCAAGGATTGCCTGATCTGCCATTTGAAAAACTGA